One part of the Chryseobacterium mulctrae genome encodes these proteins:
- the fahA gene encoding fumarylacetoacetase, with amino-acid sequence MKSFVEYSSNSDFSIHNIPFGVTVFNKEFIGCCTRIGDQIIDLATLYDLGYFEDIEGLDDNIFEAYTLNEFIELGKPVTNAARLKIQELLLEGSILSKDEKTIEEAFYDVDQVKMMMPVHIPNYTDFYSSIEHATNVGKMFRDPANALLPNWKHLPVGYHGRASSIVVSGTEINRPKGQMKPADADKPVFGPCKQLDFELEMAFIVNKNTEMGESISTKDAEDAIFGMVVFNDWSARDIQSWEYVPLGPFLAKNFGSSVSPWVVTLEALEPFKTTSPKQDPEVLDYLKFEGDKNYDINLEVYLQPENGEENLISESNYKHMYWNMTQQLAHHTVNGCNVEVGDLYASGTISGSDPKSFGSMLELTWRGQNPIQLNNGQERKFIDDNDTITMKAWAEKDGVRVGFGEVAGKIIPTK; translated from the coding sequence ATGAAATCATTTGTAGAATATTCATCAAATTCAGACTTTTCAATCCACAATATTCCTTTCGGAGTAACTGTTTTCAATAAAGAATTCATAGGATGTTGTACAAGAATCGGAGATCAGATTATAGATCTTGCAACCTTGTATGATCTTGGTTACTTTGAAGATATCGAAGGTCTTGATGACAATATTTTTGAAGCATACACTTTAAATGAATTTATTGAACTTGGAAAACCTGTAACCAACGCTGCACGTCTTAAAATACAGGAATTATTGCTTGAAGGTTCTATTTTATCTAAAGATGAAAAAACAATTGAAGAAGCGTTTTACGATGTAGATCAGGTGAAAATGATGATGCCTGTTCACATTCCAAATTACACTGATTTCTACAGCAGCATCGAACATGCGACCAATGTTGGGAAAATGTTCAGAGATCCTGCAAATGCACTACTTCCAAACTGGAAACATTTACCGGTAGGTTATCACGGAAGAGCTTCATCAATTGTGGTTTCAGGAACAGAAATCAACCGTCCAAAAGGTCAGATGAAACCTGCAGATGCAGACAAGCCTGTTTTCGGACCTTGCAAACAATTGGATTTTGAATTGGAAATGGCATTTATTGTCAATAAAAATACCGAAATGGGCGAAAGTATCTCTACAAAAGATGCCGAAGACGCTATTTTCGGAATGGTTGTTTTCAACGACTGGTCTGCAAGAGATATCCAATCTTGGGAATACGTTCCGTTAGGACCATTTTTGGCGAAAAATTTCGGTTCATCAGTTTCTCCATGGGTAGTTACTTTGGAAGCTTTAGAGCCATTCAAAACTACTTCTCCAAAACAAGATCCTGAAGTTTTGGATTATTTAAAATTTGAAGGCGACAAAAATTACGATATCAACTTAGAAGTTTATTTACAGCCTGAAAACGGTGAAGAAAACCTAATTTCTGAAAGCAACTACAAACATATGTACTGGAACATGACTCAACAATTGGCTCATCACACGGTAAATGGCTGCAACGTAGAAGTTGGTGATCTATACGCAAGTGGAACGATTTCAGGAAGTGATCCTAAATCTTTCGGTTCTATGCTTGAGTTAACATGGAGAGGACAAAACCCAATTCAGCTAAACAACGGACAGGAAAGAAAATTCATCGATGATAACGATACCATTACTATGAAAGCTTGGGCTGAAAAAGACGGCGTGAGAGTAGGTTTTGGTGAAGTTGCTGGTAAAATTATTCCTACAAAGTAA